The Chaetodon trifascialis isolate fChaTrf1 chromosome 17, fChaTrf1.hap1, whole genome shotgun sequence genome has a segment encoding these proteins:
- the ahdc1 gene encoding transcription factor Gibbin isoform X2, whose translation MSGLSDHLHSGQTGAPVDCGGTQAEGKACVGGLEGLSGPELWTRELGLQEGSQDLSNDGLAPVMSDHFPSSSPSALANGLHLQRRLGHSTCRRRQTETHTTAETHTFAETLRNMQTHIDPDEHAQAVSQAHMDDCGHMDINAHAGSVAPECSRTLTPPEAIHTTSPQPLSLALGNHPASTNQLAAPVLSIETDMPTTFCPVPIGPNPNTGSSSLPVEAEKKYALRSSGRPRFPCHLRKSSRLRRSIEDGEKRAGREKGGEEQDEVLEKIWRVKEEEVAVGDKEEHVSVEAVLPTAPCLTDIALPLTVPKPVPKPIPKPGPRLGHRPGPKSRSRPAPKSVQRAAPKSVMKKRQAAQSLTHRATSHLPFVNTSTIPASLLTVKEGPVAELGVSSSNNRRRGRFVGMRKIVVKVARIPISLSRRQKSYKISNLETVTGPEKGHDGGLEGSEVVREPTALLRMKNNGKSVMVMFPPGELPVILKRRRGRPPKQALPGIPGEAQNAGNAGGNGDQPKKPQRRRRTKLPSPYPSYVNDTNDVKTEYGDVLSKLAFLNRQPPATGRCSPPRCWTPSEPESFHTPLENPGISTLLHRLTGFRRPRGGRGGGTGRGGGAAGGIGGSERNKSTFSDFFESIGKKRKPSPISEHGLPRKRGKGVGGVGRGGGVVGTEPGGEKTVKRRRIRKNGAFKGEGVSMGQDWPNGAGGWGEEGGMDKERSLGGYQLCGSTRGGFSSCEVGRGGAFSSPGGSRGVRPAGEDSQGLFAGYFRSLLDSDDSSDLLDISSSQSDPRKASSTPGYEPSSPATSHSWSPAFPKWSTKGTSSGVEGSAQTHCSSARPPYSYGSLAQTSPTTSTYPKSTPLTLSHSPSSPHPASYGHYSSGYSSSSPAVPQRSADCSFAYGSGHSSGKATTVGQMGYSNYQAGLKRGYSGYPGVGHSSMVRGESAGPTSPGGGYMSVAKSSPFSSSSSPEGFKQYNSSQWSYRQGFGGWSTDSFGHQYHSYSEYGSSESKDILDISNYTPQKAKRQPFPESLSESSSDSSHLGSAATGSGPSSTGGTYKQNEAASVSGEGGQSSLSSLEKLMMDWHESASGPSYNWSQNVLFQGGGTSKPGRGRRKRTEPQSEKEGGSALHSDSPSSPSPTPTPGPKRGGVGGRGRGSRGGRGGLSPCQRERPSGAKGRGKAASVSGAGGAVTAGGPEGSGLFQEGLDYYSGDSSSLSPLATPNPAPPSSYLQDPWHGTPLLLPGGSGRWGAVPAPGPNQ comes from the exons ATGAGTGGCTTGTCGGATCACCTACATTCAGGCCAAACTGGGGCTCCAGTGGACTGTGGTGGGACTCAGGCAGAGGGTAAAGCGTGTGTCGGGGGGCTGGAGGGGCTGTCAGGGCCTGAGCTCTGGACCAGGGAGCTTGGGCTCCAGGAGGGGTCCCAGGATCTCTCTAATGATGGACTGGCCCCGGTGATGTCCGACcactttccttcctcctctccttctgcccTGGCCAACGGTCTCCATCTACAGAGAAGGCTGGGGCACAGTACCTGCCGACGAAGGCAGACGGAGACCCATACTACTGCTGAGACGCATACATTTGCAGAGACACTTAGAAACATGCAAACGCACATAGACCCAGACGAACATGCACAGGCTGTTTCACAGGCACACATGGATGATTGTGGACACATGGATATCAACGCACATGCGGGCTCTGTTGCGCCAGAATGCTCCAGAACTCTCACACCACCAGAGGCCATACACACAACCTCACCTCAACCCCTGTCTTTGGCACTTGGCAATCATCCTGCCTCCACCAATCAGCTGGCAGCCCCAGTCCTCTctatagagacagacatgccCACAACCTTTTGTCCAGTCCCTATTGGTCCAAACCCAAACACaggctcttcttctcttcctgtggaggcagagaagaagTATGCACTCCGCAGTTCCGGACGTCCCCGCTTCCCCTGTCACCTGCGCAAATCCTCCCGCCTTCGCCGAAGCATAGAGGATGGGGAGaagagagcagggagggagaagggaggagaggagcaggatgaAGTCTTGGAAAAGATCTGGAGGGttaaagaggaggaagtggctGTTGGCGATAAAGAAGAGCACGTGTCTGTGGAGGCTGTTCTCCCCACAGCTCCTTGCCTCACAGACATTGCTCTTCCTCTAACTGTACCCAAACCTGTTCCTAAACCTATACCTAAACCTGGGCCCAGACTTGGGCATAGACCTGGGCCTAAATCCAGGTCTAGGCCTGCCCCGAAATCTGTCCAAAGAGCAGCTCCTAAAAGTGTCATGAAAAAGCGCCAGGCAGCCCAGTCCTTGACTCATCGCGCTACCTCTCATCTCCCTTTTGTAAACACATCCACCATCCCTGCATCTCTGCTAACTGTGAAGGAGGGACCTGTTGCAGAGTTGGGGGTGTCTTCTTCCAATAACCGGAGACGTGGGCGTTTTGTCGGC ATGAGAAAGATTGTTGTCAAGGTGGCTCGCATTCCCATTAGCCTTAGCCGCCGACAGAAGAGCTACAAGATTTCCAATTTGGAGACAGTTACAGGGCCAGAGAAAGGCCATGATGGCGGGTTGGAGGGTTCAGAGGTAGTTCGAGAGCCGACCGCACTTCTCCGCATGAAGAACAATGGGAAGAGTGTTATGGTGATGTTCCCTCCTGGAGAACTGCCGGTTATTCTAAAGCGCAGGCGGGGACGACCACCTAAACAGGCCCTGCCAGGAATACCAGGAGAGGCTCAGAATGCTGGGAATGCTGGTGGTAATGGAGACCAGCCCAAGAAGCCCCAGAGGCGGCGTCGGACTAAACTCCCTTCCCCTTACCCATCCTATGTTAATGATACTAATGATGTGAAAACAGAGTATGGGGATGTTCTGTCCAAACTGGCCTTTTTAAACCGCCAGCCCCCTGCCACTGGCCGTTGCTCTCCCCCTCGCTGCTGGACACCCAGTGAGCCAGAAAGCTTTCACACCCCCTTGGAAAACCCTGGTATATCCACCCTGCTCCACCGGCTGACTGGGTTTAGACGTCCCAGAGGTGGCAGAGGAGGGGGTActggaagaggtggaggagcagcaggggggATTGGGGGCAGTGAGCGCAATAAGAGCACCTTCAGTGACTTCTTTGAATCCATTGGCAAAAAGCGGAAACCGAGCCCCATTTCTGAGCATGGATTACCtaggaaaaggggaaaaggtGTAGGTGGGGTTGGTAGGGGAGGGGGTGTCGTAGGAACTGAGCCTGGGGGAGAGAAAACAGTCAAGAGGAGACGTATAAGAAAGAATGGTGCATTTAAAGGGGAGGGGGTGTCTATGGGGCAGGACTGGCCAAATGGGGCAGGTGGttggggtgaggaggggggtATGGACAAGGAGAGGAGTTTGGGTGGGTATCAGCTCTGTGGATCTACAAGGGGGGGCTTTTCCTCCTGTGAGGTTGGAAGGGGAGGTGCCTTCAGCAGTccaggaggaagcagaggggTTCGTCCAGCTGGGGAGGACTCACAAGGCCTGTTTGCTGGATATTTCCGGTCACTCCTCGACTCAGATGATTCATCAGACCTGTTAGACATCTCCTCCTCACAGTCAGACCCCCGCAAAGCTTCATCCACCCCTGGTTATGAGCCATCCAGTCCAGCTACTAGCCACAGCTGGTCCCCTGCATTCCCCAAGTGGAGCACCAAAGGTACAAGTTCTGGGGTGGAGGGTTCAGCCCAGACACATTGTTCCTCAGCTAGGCCTCCATACAGCTATGGCAGCTTGGCCCAAACATCGCCCACCACTTCTACCTATCCCAAATCCACTCCTCTaactctctcacactctcctAGCTCCCCCCATCCTGCCTCTTATGGCCACTACTCCTCTGGTTACTCCTCATCTTCTCCTGCAGTGCCACAGAGATCCGCAGACTGCAGCTTTGCATATGGATCTGGACACAGCAGCGGCAAGGCCACCACTGTTGGTCAAATGGGTTATTCTAACTACCAGGCAGGACTCAAGCGGGGCTATAGTGGATATCCAGGAGTAGGTCATTCCTCTATGGTGCGGGGGGAGTCAGCAGGACCCACATCACCAGGAGGAGGGTACATGTCTGTGGCCAAAAGTAGccccttcagctcctcctcctctccagaaGGTTTCAAACAGTACAACTCCAGTCAGTGGAGTTACAG acaagGTTTTGGTGGCTGGTCAACAGACAGCTTTGGGCATCAGTATCACAGCTACAGTGAATATGGCTCCAGCGAGTCCAAAGACATCTTGGATATCTCCAACTACACTCCCCAGAAGGCCAAACGACAGCCTTTTCCTGAAAGTCTTTCAGAGTCCTCTTCTGATTCTTCACATCTTGGATCTGCAGCTACTGGTAGTGGACCCAGCTCTACAGGTGGCACATATAAGCAGAATGAGGCTGCATCTGTTAGTGGAGAGGGGGGTCAATCAAGTTTGTCCAGTTTGGAGAAGTTGATGATGGATTGGCATGAGAGTGCTTCGGGGCCTTCGTACAATTGGAGCCAAAATGTCCTCTTCCAGGGCGGGGGAACCAGCAAACCCGGCCGCGGTCGCAGGAAACGGACTGAACCACAATCAGAAAAAGAAGGGGGTTCTGCTTTACATTCTGATTCCCCATCCAGTCCCTCCCCAACGCCTACTCCTGGACCTAAGCGGGGAGGGGTTGGAGGACGGGGAAGAGGGTCtagaggaggcagagggggtTTGTCTCCATGTCAAAGAGAGCGGCCATCAGGCGCCAAAGGCAGGGGCAAGGCTGCCTCTGTATccggagcaggaggagcagtgacTGCTGGAGGTCCAGAGGGGTCTGGACTGTTCCAGGAGGGGCTGGACTATTACAGTGGAGACAGTAGCAGCCTCTCTCCCCTGGCCACTCCCAATCCTGCACCACCGTCCAGCTACCTCCAGGACCCCT GGCATGGGACACCGCTACTCCTCCCAGGTGGCTCAGGGAGGTGGGGTGCTGTGCCAGCTCCTGGACCCAACCAATGA
- the ahdc1 gene encoding transcription factor Gibbin isoform X1, translating into MSGLSDHLHSGQTGAPVDCGGTQAEGKACVGGLEGLSGPELWTRELGLQEGSQDLSNDGLAPVMSDHFPSSSPSALANGLHLQRRLGHSTCRRRQTETHTTAETHTFAETLRNMQTHIDPDEHAQAVSQAHMDDCGHMDINAHAGSVAPECSRTLTPPEAIHTTSPQPLSLALGNHPASTNQLAAPVLSIETDMPTTFCPVPIGPNPNTGSSSLPVEAEKKYALRSSGRPRFPCHLRKSSRLRRSIEDGEKRAGREKGGEEQDEVLEKIWRVKEEEVAVGDKEEHVSVEAVLPTAPCLTDIALPLTVPKPVPKPIPKPGPRLGHRPGPKSRSRPAPKSVQRAAPKSVMKKRQAAQSLTHRATSHLPFVNTSTIPASLLTVKEGPVAELGVSSSNNRRRGRFVGMRKIVVKVARIPISLSRRQKSYKISNLETVTGPEKGHDGGLEGSEVVREPTALLRMKNNGKSVMVMFPPGELPVILKRRRGRPPKQALPGIPGEAQNAGNAGGNGDQPKKPQRRRRTKLPSPYPSYVNDTNDVKTEYGDVLSKLAFLNRQPPATGRCSPPRCWTPSEPESFHTPLENPGISTLLHRLTGFRRPRGGRGGGTGRGGGAAGGIGGSERNKSTFSDFFESIGKKRKPSPISEHGLPRKRGKGVGGVGRGGGVVGTEPGGEKTVKRRRIRKNGAFKGEGVSMGQDWPNGAGGWGEEGGMDKERSLGGYQLCGSTRGGFSSCEVGRGGAFSSPGGSRGVRPAGEDSQGLFAGYFRSLLDSDDSSDLLDISSSQSDPRKASSTPGYEPSSPATSHSWSPAFPKWSTKGTSSGVEGSAQTHCSSARPPYSYGSLAQTSPTTSTYPKSTPLTLSHSPSSPHPASYGHYSSGYSSSSPAVPQRSADCSFAYGSGHSSGKATTVGQMGYSNYQAGLKRGYSGYPGVGHSSMVRGESAGPTSPGGGYMSVAKSSPFSSSSSPEGFKQYNSSQWSYRQGFGGWSTDSFGHQYHSYSEYGSSESKDILDISNYTPQKAKRQPFPESLSESSSDSSHLGSAATGSGPSSTGGTYKQNEAASVSGEGGQSSLSSLEKLMMDWHESASGPSYNWSQNVLFQGGGTSKPGRGRRKRTEPQSEKEGGSALHSDSPSSPSPTPTPGPKRGGVGGRGRGSRGGRGGLSPCQRERPSGAKGRGKAASVSGAGGAVTAGGPEGSGLFQEGLDYYSGDSSSLSPLATPNPAPPSSYLQDPCEYPSPYSAHPSTPSSEERYPALYPGESSSSLSPSVSSPPYPPKPTPPPPQSYHPVPSRTFSPSCSPSPRVTPHCGTALSPSHRPPPKDPQFSQYDSPSYCSSPYWYGQTSHSSSPSPHSHTTHTNTAVHTHTSPHGNTHGNPLTGPSVNTHTHMNPSPHDTHLHNTQSHANLSSHSNTHPTSHLQSNPLSHSNPHTNNQPHHNTHTNPNSHLPSHTHSNPSTSLHSHSTPVLYEECSPPSTAPPHKRDLTPHAMSTGHRQGPLPHSPYPKPPLDSSPHQEDTSGFSLSHQSYQGMGHRYSSQVAQGGGVLCQLLDPTNDDSFSVTSL; encoded by the exons ATGAGTGGCTTGTCGGATCACCTACATTCAGGCCAAACTGGGGCTCCAGTGGACTGTGGTGGGACTCAGGCAGAGGGTAAAGCGTGTGTCGGGGGGCTGGAGGGGCTGTCAGGGCCTGAGCTCTGGACCAGGGAGCTTGGGCTCCAGGAGGGGTCCCAGGATCTCTCTAATGATGGACTGGCCCCGGTGATGTCCGACcactttccttcctcctctccttctgcccTGGCCAACGGTCTCCATCTACAGAGAAGGCTGGGGCACAGTACCTGCCGACGAAGGCAGACGGAGACCCATACTACTGCTGAGACGCATACATTTGCAGAGACACTTAGAAACATGCAAACGCACATAGACCCAGACGAACATGCACAGGCTGTTTCACAGGCACACATGGATGATTGTGGACACATGGATATCAACGCACATGCGGGCTCTGTTGCGCCAGAATGCTCCAGAACTCTCACACCACCAGAGGCCATACACACAACCTCACCTCAACCCCTGTCTTTGGCACTTGGCAATCATCCTGCCTCCACCAATCAGCTGGCAGCCCCAGTCCTCTctatagagacagacatgccCACAACCTTTTGTCCAGTCCCTATTGGTCCAAACCCAAACACaggctcttcttctcttcctgtggaggcagagaagaagTATGCACTCCGCAGTTCCGGACGTCCCCGCTTCCCCTGTCACCTGCGCAAATCCTCCCGCCTTCGCCGAAGCATAGAGGATGGGGAGaagagagcagggagggagaagggaggagaggagcaggatgaAGTCTTGGAAAAGATCTGGAGGGttaaagaggaggaagtggctGTTGGCGATAAAGAAGAGCACGTGTCTGTGGAGGCTGTTCTCCCCACAGCTCCTTGCCTCACAGACATTGCTCTTCCTCTAACTGTACCCAAACCTGTTCCTAAACCTATACCTAAACCTGGGCCCAGACTTGGGCATAGACCTGGGCCTAAATCCAGGTCTAGGCCTGCCCCGAAATCTGTCCAAAGAGCAGCTCCTAAAAGTGTCATGAAAAAGCGCCAGGCAGCCCAGTCCTTGACTCATCGCGCTACCTCTCATCTCCCTTTTGTAAACACATCCACCATCCCTGCATCTCTGCTAACTGTGAAGGAGGGACCTGTTGCAGAGTTGGGGGTGTCTTCTTCCAATAACCGGAGACGTGGGCGTTTTGTCGGC ATGAGAAAGATTGTTGTCAAGGTGGCTCGCATTCCCATTAGCCTTAGCCGCCGACAGAAGAGCTACAAGATTTCCAATTTGGAGACAGTTACAGGGCCAGAGAAAGGCCATGATGGCGGGTTGGAGGGTTCAGAGGTAGTTCGAGAGCCGACCGCACTTCTCCGCATGAAGAACAATGGGAAGAGTGTTATGGTGATGTTCCCTCCTGGAGAACTGCCGGTTATTCTAAAGCGCAGGCGGGGACGACCACCTAAACAGGCCCTGCCAGGAATACCAGGAGAGGCTCAGAATGCTGGGAATGCTGGTGGTAATGGAGACCAGCCCAAGAAGCCCCAGAGGCGGCGTCGGACTAAACTCCCTTCCCCTTACCCATCCTATGTTAATGATACTAATGATGTGAAAACAGAGTATGGGGATGTTCTGTCCAAACTGGCCTTTTTAAACCGCCAGCCCCCTGCCACTGGCCGTTGCTCTCCCCCTCGCTGCTGGACACCCAGTGAGCCAGAAAGCTTTCACACCCCCTTGGAAAACCCTGGTATATCCACCCTGCTCCACCGGCTGACTGGGTTTAGACGTCCCAGAGGTGGCAGAGGAGGGGGTActggaagaggtggaggagcagcaggggggATTGGGGGCAGTGAGCGCAATAAGAGCACCTTCAGTGACTTCTTTGAATCCATTGGCAAAAAGCGGAAACCGAGCCCCATTTCTGAGCATGGATTACCtaggaaaaggggaaaaggtGTAGGTGGGGTTGGTAGGGGAGGGGGTGTCGTAGGAACTGAGCCTGGGGGAGAGAAAACAGTCAAGAGGAGACGTATAAGAAAGAATGGTGCATTTAAAGGGGAGGGGGTGTCTATGGGGCAGGACTGGCCAAATGGGGCAGGTGGttggggtgaggaggggggtATGGACAAGGAGAGGAGTTTGGGTGGGTATCAGCTCTGTGGATCTACAAGGGGGGGCTTTTCCTCCTGTGAGGTTGGAAGGGGAGGTGCCTTCAGCAGTccaggaggaagcagaggggTTCGTCCAGCTGGGGAGGACTCACAAGGCCTGTTTGCTGGATATTTCCGGTCACTCCTCGACTCAGATGATTCATCAGACCTGTTAGACATCTCCTCCTCACAGTCAGACCCCCGCAAAGCTTCATCCACCCCTGGTTATGAGCCATCCAGTCCAGCTACTAGCCACAGCTGGTCCCCTGCATTCCCCAAGTGGAGCACCAAAGGTACAAGTTCTGGGGTGGAGGGTTCAGCCCAGACACATTGTTCCTCAGCTAGGCCTCCATACAGCTATGGCAGCTTGGCCCAAACATCGCCCACCACTTCTACCTATCCCAAATCCACTCCTCTaactctctcacactctcctAGCTCCCCCCATCCTGCCTCTTATGGCCACTACTCCTCTGGTTACTCCTCATCTTCTCCTGCAGTGCCACAGAGATCCGCAGACTGCAGCTTTGCATATGGATCTGGACACAGCAGCGGCAAGGCCACCACTGTTGGTCAAATGGGTTATTCTAACTACCAGGCAGGACTCAAGCGGGGCTATAGTGGATATCCAGGAGTAGGTCATTCCTCTATGGTGCGGGGGGAGTCAGCAGGACCCACATCACCAGGAGGAGGGTACATGTCTGTGGCCAAAAGTAGccccttcagctcctcctcctctccagaaGGTTTCAAACAGTACAACTCCAGTCAGTGGAGTTACAG acaagGTTTTGGTGGCTGGTCAACAGACAGCTTTGGGCATCAGTATCACAGCTACAGTGAATATGGCTCCAGCGAGTCCAAAGACATCTTGGATATCTCCAACTACACTCCCCAGAAGGCCAAACGACAGCCTTTTCCTGAAAGTCTTTCAGAGTCCTCTTCTGATTCTTCACATCTTGGATCTGCAGCTACTGGTAGTGGACCCAGCTCTACAGGTGGCACATATAAGCAGAATGAGGCTGCATCTGTTAGTGGAGAGGGGGGTCAATCAAGTTTGTCCAGTTTGGAGAAGTTGATGATGGATTGGCATGAGAGTGCTTCGGGGCCTTCGTACAATTGGAGCCAAAATGTCCTCTTCCAGGGCGGGGGAACCAGCAAACCCGGCCGCGGTCGCAGGAAACGGACTGAACCACAATCAGAAAAAGAAGGGGGTTCTGCTTTACATTCTGATTCCCCATCCAGTCCCTCCCCAACGCCTACTCCTGGACCTAAGCGGGGAGGGGTTGGAGGACGGGGAAGAGGGTCtagaggaggcagagggggtTTGTCTCCATGTCAAAGAGAGCGGCCATCAGGCGCCAAAGGCAGGGGCAAGGCTGCCTCTGTATccggagcaggaggagcagtgacTGCTGGAGGTCCAGAGGGGTCTGGACTGTTCCAGGAGGGGCTGGACTATTACAGTGGAGACAGTAGCAGCCTCTCTCCCCTGGCCACTCCCAATCCTGCACCACCGTCCAGCTACCTCCAGGACCCCTGTGAGTACCCTTCCCCTTATTCTGCCCACCCCTCTACACCTTCCTCTGAGGAGCGATATCCAGCCTTATACCCTGGAGAGTCCTCCTCTTCACTTTCACCTAGTGTCTCATCTCCCCCTTACCCTCCCAAGCCCACCCCTCCTCCGCCCCAATCTTACCACCCTGTACCCTCCAGGACCTTCTCCCCCTCATGCTCTCCCTCACCCCGGGTAACACCCCACTGCGGCACTGCACTGAGTCCCTCACACCGCCCCCCTCCAAAAGACCCACAGTTCTCGCAGTATGATTCTCCCAGCTACTGCAGCTCCCCATACTGGTACGGACAGACATCGCACAGCAGCAGCCCCagcccacactcacacaccacacacacaaatacagccgtgcacacacacacaagtcctCATGGAAATACACATGGCAATCCACTCACTGGCCcgagtgtgaacacacacacacatatgaaccCGAGTCCCCATGACACACACCTTCACAATACGCAGTCTCATGCAAACCTGAGCTCACACTCCAACACCCATCCCACCTCACACCTCCAGAGCAACCCCCTCTCCCACTCAAACCCTCACACCAACAATCAGCcccaccacaacacacacaccaaccccAACTCTCACCTCCCCTCCCATACACACTCCAACCCCAGTACCAGCCTCCACTCCCACTCAACACCCGTGCTTTATGAGGAGTGCAGCCCTCCCTCAACCGCGCCCCCCCATAAGCGGGATCTGACCCCCCATGCTATGAGCACAGGCCATCGCCAGGGCCCCTTGCCTCACTCTCCATACCCCAAACCCCCCCTGGACTCCTCGCCCCATCAGGAGGACACTAGCGGCTTCTCCTTGTCCCATCAATCCTATCAGGGCATGGGACACCGCTACTCCTCCCAGGTGGCTCAGGGAGGTGGGGTGCTGTGCCAGCTCCTGGACCCAACCAATGATGACAGCTTCAGCGTCACCAGCCTGTAA
- the LOC139345408 gene encoding probable methyltransferase-like protein 24 produces MRTCVRWWGRGGLPARSGVLLLLIPPFLLALQLLVVGPWLPRVTRVGVEEQEGGVAFSVISIEPEKNSRQRGFPSRGPGLEEEEEEVEVDDGGRREVARAFEDENEMHSRQMGPRTLEVQPWASDKPSFTAELNRIITYITRVQLNCSRVLSPGQAQASHPPADSPHWLLCAEDWLLPAADRPCVAYSFSMNGGDAEFLKTVSLLGCEVHSFDPSNSNASGGHLGNSLASNHGDGGVVSQHKMWLEWRAPRKRKHKTRGNLGSVSQTLADIMAALGHHTVHFLYADLLSAEWRVFQNWIELGSLQSVHHLVATVHLQWAGFEVGGTNEEVLRYWFSVLQGLQIYGLKLVHSSAGEGHSVLKQTLSNAHSSYTLSWVNTRH; encoded by the exons ATGCGGACCTGTGTGCGGTGGTGGGGCCGCGGTGGTCTCCCCGCCCGCTCGGGAGTATTACTCCTATTAATTCCACCGTTTCTCCTCGCGCTCCAGCTCCTTGTCGTCGGGCCATGGTTACCTCGAGTCACaagggtgggggtggaggagcaggagggcgGGGTTGCTTTTTCCGTTATTAGCATCGAACCGGAGAAGAACTCACGCCAACGGGGATTCCCGTCCCGGGGACCGGGtttagaggaagaggaggaggaggttgaaGTGGATgatggggggaggagggaggtggcTCGAGCGTTTGAGGATGAGAACGAGATGCACTCGCGCCAG ATGGGTCCCAGAACACTGGAGGTGCAGCCATGGGCGTCAGACAAGCCGTCCTTCACAGCAGAACTCAATCGGATCATCACGTATATCACCAGGGTACAG CTAAACTGCTCCAGGGTTTTGTCTCCAGGCCAGGCTCAGGCATCACACCCCCCTGCAGATTCACCCCActggctgctgtgtgctgaggACTGgctccttcctgctgcagatAGACCGTGTGTTGCATACTCCTTTAG TATGAACGGGGGAGATGCAGAGTTTCTAAAGACTGTGTCACTACTGGGATGTGAAGTCCACAGTTTTGATCCCAGCAACTCCAATGCATCTGGTGGTCACCTTGGCAACAGTTTGGCTAGTAACCATGGTGATGGAGGCGTGGTCAGTCAGCACAAGATGTGGCTGGAGTGGCGAGCTCCAAGGAAGCGCAAGCACAAGACTAGAGGCAACCTGGGTAGTGTTTCTCAAACACTGGCAGACATCATGGCAGCTCTGGGACATCACaca GTCCACTTCCTGTATGCTGATCTGCTCAGTGCTGAATGGCGAGTTTTCCAGAACTGGATTGAGCTGGGAAGTCTGCAGAGTGTCCATCATCTGGTTGCCACAGTGCACCTGCAATGGGCAGGGTTTGAGGTGGGCGGAACCAATGAAGAAGTGCTCCGCTATTGGTTCAGTGTCCTACAGGGGCTCCAAATTTATGGACTCAAGCTGGTCCACAGCTCTGCAGGAGAGGGTCACAGTGTCCTAAAACAGACATTATCTAATGCTCACAGCTCCTACACACTCAGCTGGGTCAACACgagacactga